Within Desulfolithobacter dissulfuricans, the genomic segment AACTGGCAGACATTGCTCGATGTTATGCCGGAGATGGTGTTCCTCGTGCGCGATGATTTTATCATCGAGTACATGAACCGCAGTGCCAAGGCCTGTTTCGGTGATCTCTGCTCCCGGTCCTGCTGTGATGACCTGCGCCAGATCTGTGCCGACTGCAGAATCTTTACGCCCGAGGAATCAGACGCTGCTTCCGCCACCACAGCGCATAAACTGACCGAGGCGGTGGTCAAGGGGATCTCTGTTGAATATTCGGCAGTGCCGTTTATCGGCTATACCGGGGAGCAGCTGATCATGATTGTCATGCGCGATATTTCCCAGCGCAAGCTTCATGAACAGGAGATCAGCGATTTCAATACCAATATTGAAAAGATTCTGGAGCAGAAGATTGCCGAACTCCAGGAGAGCGAAGAGCTCCGGCGCCGTCTCTCACGCCAGGTCAACAGTCTGAAAAACCAGTTGGGCTTTCATCACCGGGCCGACAAGATGGTTGGGTCAAGCAGGGCCATGCGTGAGCTGCGGGAGATGGTTCACCAGGTGGCCAGGTCCGATGCCACCATTCTGATCACCGGAGAGTCCGGAACCGGCAAGGAGCTGGTGGCCAATCTGATCAAGGAGACCAGTAACCGGGCAGACAAGCCTTTTCTGAAGATCAACTGCAACGCCATCAATGATTCCATCCTGGAGAGTGATCTGTTCGGGTACGAAAAAGGCGCCTTTACCGGGGCCACAAGCCGGAAAAAGGGTAAGTTCGAGATCGTCAACGGCGGGACCATCTTTCTCGACGAGATAGGGGATATCAGCTCCAGGATGCAGGCCTCTCTTCTGCGGGTCCTGCAGAACGGCGAGATTATCCGGGTGGGCGGCACCGAGCCTGTCAAGGTGGATGTCCGGGTGATCGCCGCCACCAATGTCGACCTGGCCAAGGCGGTGCAGGAGAAAAAATTCCGCCTGGATCTCTATTACCGGCTCAACATCATCAATATCGACATCCCGCCGCTGCGGGAACGCAAGGAAGATATCGTCGAGCTGGTATCTCATTTTGTCAATCATTACCGGGAGGCCTTCAAGAAGGATATCGATTTCGTCCCCAAGTCGATCATCAACCGGTTGCTGCTGCATGACTGGCCCGGTAATGTGCGTGAGCTGGAAAACCTGATCCAGCGGGCCGTGCTCATGGCCAAGGGCAAGATGATCACCGAGCAGGACCTGTTCTTTGATCAGAATAAGTTCGGTATAGATGGGGAAAACCGCAGCCTCGACGTCCAGAGCCGGATCGGTGTCCTGCCGCTGAAGGGTATCCTGGCCGAATTTGAGCGCGAAGTCATCGAGCAGGCCCTGCGCAAGTTCAAGGGCAATGTCTCCCGGGCCGCGACCGAGCTCAAAGTGGGCAAGACCGCCCTGTACGACAAGATGAAACGTTATAATATCTCCGCCAAGGCGATCAAGAAAGGAGTCGCCTGATTCCAGTCCCTTCTCACTTCTTTCTTACCTTTGAGCCGTTTTCCCTGTAATTTTCTATCGTTTCCTGGTTTGTTTTTTGCATGGCATTGAGGTTATAGTATATTTCTGCGTCTTCTGGCCTCCTGCTGAAAAATAAACCCAGAGAGAGAAACGACTGAACATGGCAACCCACGCGCAAAATCCGAGCTGTGAAAAGGTGTGTCCCCACTGGTCCCCTGCATCGAGGAGCTGCCTGCTCAGTCGTGGTGGCCTGTACCTGCCGGTCTCGGCCCACGTGGCGACCTACTGCCGGACCGAAAACTATCTCTCCTGTCCCCAGTTTGTCAGTGGCGGGCTGGTTGCGGAATCTGCAGCCGATGACTCGGTCGGTACCGGGGCGGAGAGGAGAATGTATGTCCGTGTTCCTGGACGTTTTGTGCTGCGTATTGCCCGTCATGCCGATGGTGATTCAGTGGACCGGATCATCGATGATTCCGCCTCCACCGTGGATATCAGCCTGGGGGGGCTCAGGGTGGAGAGCTACCGGGAACTGCCTGTGGACAGTCTGGTGACCTTTTCGCTCAATGGCGATTTTTCCAGCGAGCCGGTCAAGGGAGTCGGCCGGGTTGCCTGGTGCCGGTCCCTGGAGCAGGCTCCTCTTTACCACGCTGGCCTGGCCTTTGAAGACGTCCGCCTGGCCTCCATGCTGGAGAAGCGTCTGGGGTTGGTCCCGTTCTGATTCCGTTTTTCCGGAAATCTGGATCTTGTATATCTTGTTGATATTTCATTATATTTTCTTTATTTTTCCGTAACTTCTATCTGTTTTTCTTTCTTTCCGTCTGGTTTTTCCGAAAAAAAAATCGGGTTCTGGTCCCGGCCAGCCTCTTTTTTCTCTCCACAGGCTTCCTGGTTGTGGCCAGTTTCTTTTCGATGCCTTTTTGTCTGATCTGAGACGAGTGGATGTTCAGGTTGTTTTTTATGTGTTATCAGTTGGTTGTGGAGGTGGTGGTTTCCAGGGTTTCTGTGCATGATTCTTTCTGGATGGATATGGCATGCTCCGTGCATTTCAGTGGTAAACCATGTTGCCTGAAAGCTGGATTGTATTGAGCAAATTTTAAAGGAGGGAAATTCTGATGAAAAAAATGTTTTTGACAAGCGCGGTGCTCGCCATCGCAGGGGTAGGTCTGGTGGCTGGGAGTGCGATGGCATTGGGATTTAGCTCTACCGGTTATGTTGATCCCAATTATAATGATTCCTGGGATAGTACTTCTTTGACAGGAACGGCACTGTTCGAATTTTATATCGATGAAACCTGGCCACAGGTTAACAGAGTAACAATCGAACTTGATGATGACATTTTTACCGGTATAACGGCCTCTGATTTTACAGTACTAAATCCTTCCGGCTGGACAACGAGTGTCTATACAGGAACCAGTGGCAACGTATTTGATGTGAGTCTGGCAGGGGTACTGGCCACCTCAACAAACGATCCCATCCAGATAACGTTTGATTATACGCTTCTTGACGAAGACATGTATGATAACGCTTCTGAAGGAGTTCCAGGAGGTTGGGACTGGGATGAAGGACAGGCCTGGGGGTTGGCTTACACATTAGACTACGGTTTCTATACACCTCACCCTTTGACAGGAAGTCCTGTCTTTGTAGCCCTGGACACTTCTGGAGGTTCCACTGCCCCTGTCCCCGAACCGGCCACCATGCTGCTCTTTGGTACCGGTCTGGCCGGACTGGCCGGAGTTGTTCGCAAGAAGCGCAAAAACAGCTGATTCTGTCCTGTCTGATGGCCGTTGGGCCGTCATCTCAGGGAAAAACCGCCGCTGGCAGAGATGCCCGGCGGTTTTTTTTTAGTTTGCCCGGCATGGCGGGCAAACCCAGCCTGTGTTAAGCAGGCGTCACCCTGACCAGGGGGAAGACAATCCGAATCGTAAGGGCGTTGCTGGTAACGGCAGGGTCTGAAGGAAGCGATAGGAAGTGAGCGGCACATAGCGCAAGCGAACCTGATTCGGCGTATCAGGAGGGTAAGCGTCCTAAATAGCGCGAAGCCCGATACCTGGTCAGTCCTGATACGTGATTGAGGATGTGGTCGCTCACAGGGAGTTCGCCTTAACCGGGGAAGCCTTGCACTGTTTCCGCATTAAGCGGAAAAAGAGAAGCACAAGGAGAAATCCAAGGCGGATCGAAGCGGTGTGAGGTGGCAGATGATTCCGTAGTAGTGATGAAATTCCGGCCTGTGAAGCCTGGTAACAGTGTGGAGGATAAAACCGGGATGACCCAACGGCCTGGTTCGTTGGGGGCAGTTATGAGCCAAAAGCCATATCTGTTGCGAAGGGATGAAGTTTATTTGAAGGTTTTCCGGAATCTATGGACACCTGGCAGACTGAACACAAGCCGTCCGACGGGACGGGGCACGCTATCGGCGGTATGCCGTGACAGGTCCTCTGCCGATTTTGGCCGTTCATCGGAGTAGATGGGAGTGTTGATCGTATATTGCCCATGAGGATAGAAAGCGGTCGCGCCCATTGAAGAACCGAAGTCTCCACGTGGAAATAGAGGAAGGGAAACGCAGGACAGGAGCATGGTTGACGTCTGGTACAGCCTATATGATCGAATGCTGAGCCGGGAGAACCTGGTCAAGGCATTCTACAAGGTGAAATCCTCGAAAGGAGCTGCCGGTATAGACGGCCAGTCCATCGATGATTTTGCCGGATCACTTGCGACCAATATCGATCATCTCCTGACGGAACTGCAGGACAAGAGCTACCAGCCGCTGGCCGTGCGACGGGTGGAGATCCCGAAGCCGAACGGCGGGAAACGGCTACTCGGCATACCTGCAGTCCGTGACCGTGTGGTACAGCAGGCCCTGCTGGATATACTTCAACCAATATTTGACCGCGATTTCCATCCGTCGAGCTACGGCTACCGTCCTGGTCGGAGTTGTCACCAGGCAATCAGCAAAGCCACGATGTTCATCCGGACGTACGAGCGGAAATGGGTAGTGGACATGGATCTGTCGAAATGCTTCGACACGTTGAACCATGACCTGATCCTTGCCTCGTTCCGTCGCCGGGTCAGCGATGGAAGTATTCTTGGTCTGCTGGAGAAGTTTTTGAAAAGCGGTGTTCTGACAGGAGATGGTTGGCAGGCCAGCGAGGTCGGCAGTCCGCAGGGCGGAGTTATCAGCCCGTTGATTGCCAACGTATACCTTGATTCCTTCGATCAGTTTATGAAGAATCGTGGCCACCGCATCGTCCGCTATGCGGACGACATCCTGATCCTGTGCCAGTCAAAGAGCGCAGCCGAAAATGCACTGAACCAGGCCAGTCGTTATCTTGAAGAAGAACTGCTGTTGACCGTCAACCAGGAAAAGACCCATATAAGCCACAGCCTCAAAGGGATTAAATTTCTTGGAGTTTGTATCCACTCCGTGATGACCCGAATACAGCGAGGCAAGGTGAGGGCCTTCAAGGCAAAGGTCAAGGCGATGACCCGGCGTAACTCCCCGGTGAACCTTGAGAAGGTGATAGCCGACCTCAACCGGTTGCTGAGGGGTTTTGCCAACTACTTTCGGATAGCGAACTGCAAGGGTGAGTTTTCTCGGCTGATGAGGTGGATCAGAAGACGGCTGCGTGCTGTTCAGTTGAAGCTGTGGAAAAAGCCGTGCAGGCTACACCGCAGACTGAGACAGCTGGGCTATAGAGGAGAGTTCAAAAGTATCAAGATGAACTCCTGGGCCAATGCAGCAAGTCCACTGAGCCATTATGCCCTTCCCAACAGCTGCCTGCATGGGGAAATGGGGCTCTTTGACCTCGCATCTGTACAGACCGGAATTTCTGTTTCAGTATGAAGGAAAAATAAACAGGAGCCGTATACGAGGCCCGTACGTACGGTTCTGTGAGAGGGATGAGGCAAGCTTAATTACCTTGCCTCACCCTACTCGATTTGCCTTTTAAGCCTGGACAGAGCAATCTGCCCTGCAGCTTGTGCTTGACAGTATCCTGAATCCGTGACGGAAAAAGTACTGTTTTGGGTTAGCTGCCTTGAATTTCAATCAAAATGAAGAGATTATATTGGGTTTTCCAATGCACCCATTTATAATGGAGCCGCCCTTCGGGAGCTGGACTTTCACCGCATCCGCTGCGTCATCAACCCATTGATAGAGCGTCACTCTAATCAATGGGCCTCTTCCTTGCGCCTGCGGCGAAATTCCAGCTTCACGGATTCAGGAGTATCGGATAACCGCGGGAGTATTCCTGCCCGAGGATACCAGCCCCCTGTGTCTGGTCCTTTTTTCTTCGCGTCCTTCGTGAGTTATGAATTCCATGTTCCGTCTCATCTTCTCACCCCGCATGCTGGTCTCCTTCCTCATGGGTTTTTCCTGCGGGGTGCCGCTGCTGCTGACCCTGTCGGTGCTCCAGGCCTGGATGCGGGAAGAGGGAGTGGATCTTTCAGTCATCGGCCTGTTCTCCCTGGTCGGGCTTCCCTATACCCTGAAATTTCTCTGGTCGCCGATCCTGGACCGGTTCACCCTGCCGCTCTTTGGCCGCCGCCGGGGCTGGCTCCTGCTGTTCCAGATTCTGCTCATGGCAGCCATTGCCGGCCTGGGCATGACCCGGCCGGCCGTTCATCCCTGGATGGTGGCCGTGGCCGCTCTGCTGGTCACCTTTTTTTCCGCCTCCCAGGATATCGTGGTCGATGCCTTTCGGCGTGAAGACCTGAGTGACAACGAACTTGGCCTGGGGTCTTCCCTGTACGTAAACGGCTACCGGGTCGGGATGCTGGTCGCCGGCAGCGGCGGCTTGATCCTGGCCGATCATTTCACCTTCCACCAGGTCTATCTCTTCATGGCGCTTTGTCTCCTGCCCGGGGTGCTGACAACGCTGCTCTGTCGGGAACCCGAGGTGGCCGAGGGGACACCGACCACCTTCCGGGAAGCGGTTGTCCAGCCCTTTGTCGAGTATTTTCAGCGTGACGGGGCCCTGCTTATTCTGCTCTTCATTCTCCTCTACAAGATCGGCGACCAGATGGCCTCGACCATGACCACGCCCTTTTATCTCGATGTGGGCTTTACCAAGACCCAGATCGGCGCGGTGGCCAAACTGTTCGGCTTCTGGGCCACCATCATCGGCGGCCTGGTGGGCGGGGTTATTCTCCTGCGCCTGGGTATTGTCCGCTCGCTGTGGATTTTCGGTATCCTCCAGGCGGTCTCCACGGCCGGTTTTTCGTTACTGGCCTTTCTCGGTCCCAGCCTGGCCGGGCTGGCGGCGGTCATCGGCTTTGAAAATCTCACCGGCGGCATGGGCACCGCCGCCTACGTAGCCTACATGGCCTCGCTGACAAACAAAAAATTCACCGCCACCCAGTATGCCCTGCTGTCCTCGCTCATGGGCATCCCCCGGGTGCTGGCCTCGGCACCCACGGGCTTCATGGCCGATTCCATGGGCTGGGCCTTCTATTTTTTCTTCTGTGCCCTGATCGCCGTGCCGGGCCTGCTGCTGCTGCGTTTTGCCGGTCCCCTGGCAGCCGGGACGCAATGATCCTTTCGTTTAGGGCCCACTATTGGTATATATACTCCATTGGCGAAAGGGGAAATATTGTCCTGTACCTGGCAGGTTGTCCCCGGTCGAGCACGTTATGATATTTTTGACCCGGCAAATCGCCTCCCCGCCCGGTCACCGGATCGGGGGCTCAGACGAACAATCAGCAATACTGAACTCATAACCCACAACACCCCATCATGCCTGTTAAGATATACAACACCCTGACCCGGAAAAAAGAAGAACTCCGCCCCCTGGAAGAGGGCCATGTCAAACTCTATGTCTGCGGTATTACCTCGTATGATTACTGCCATATCGGTCATGCCCGCTCGGCCCTAGTTTTCGACATGGTGGTACGCTATCTTCGCTACCGGGGCTACCGTGTTACCTTTGTTCGCAACTTTACCGACATCGATGACAAGATCATCCGCCGGGCCGCCGAGCAGGGGGTGGAGGCGAGCGATCTGGCCCAGCGTTTTATCGATGAATTTTACACGGACATGGACCATCTGGGTGTGCTTCGTCCCGATATCGAGCCTCGGGCGACCGAGCATATCCCGGAAATGATCGCGCTGATCGAGGAACTGATCGAGCGCGGCCTGGCCTATGCCTCTGGCGGTGACGTCTATTTCCGGGTTGGACGGTTTCCGGACTATGGACAGCTTTCGGGCCGCAGCCTGGAGGATATGCAGGCCGGGGCCCGGATCGAGGTCAATGATCAGAAAGAACATCCCATGGATTTCGTTCTCTGGAAGGCCAGCAAACCCGGGGAGCCGAAATGGGACAGCCCCTGGGGCGAGGGGAGGCCGGGGTGGCATATCGAGTGCTCTGCCATGAGCCGCAAGTATCTGGGCGAGACCTTTGATATCCACGGCGGCGGCAAGGATCTCATCTTTCCCCATCATGAGAATGAGATCGCCCAGTCCATGGGCGCCACGGGCAAGCCTTTTGCCAACCTCTGGATGCACCACGGTTTTGTGACCATCAAGGATGAGAAGATGTCCAAGTCCCTTGGCAACTTCCTTACCATCCGCGATGTGCTCGCGGCCTATGCGCCCGAGGTCCTGCGGCTGTTCATTTTTTCGACCCAGTACCGCAATCCCCTGGATTTCACCGAGGCTGCCATGCGCGACGCCGAATCGGGCCTGGCCCGGATGTACGAATGCCTGGCCCGGATCAACGCCCTGGCCGATGGATCGCCGGAGGCAGAAACGGTTATCGGTAAAAAGGATCGGCAGAAACTGGCCTCCCTGCGGCAGCGGTTTGAATATGCCATGGATAATGATTTCAATACCGCCCAGGCCGTGGGCTTGCTCTTCGACGCGGTGAAGACGCTCAACAAGATTACCCGGGCGTTGCCGGCCAGCCCGGCCGAGGACGATGTTGCGACCCTGCGCCGGGCAGCAGCGGACCTGCGTGAACTGGGCGGGATCCTGGGGCTGCTGGGACAGGATCCGGCGGACTACGTGGCGGCCAGGAAACAGGCCTTGCTGGACAAGCTGGATATATCGGATGAGGAAATCGAAGAACTCATTGCCCGGCGGAGCGAGGCCCGTAAAAATCGGGACTGGGCCACCAGTGACGCCATCCGGGACAAACTGCTCGGCCACGGGATCGAACTCCAGGACAGCCAGGATGGCACCACCTGGGATGTAACTCTCTGATGGCGTCGTAAAAACTTCGATCTACTGCGTCGTGTGTCCCAGGGCGACTCTCGACATACTATATGTATAGTCGAGATCCGCCCTGGAGCACTACTCCTCGGAGTCTAC encodes:
- a CDS encoding PilZ domain-containing protein — encoded protein: MATHAQNPSCEKVCPHWSPASRSCLLSRGGLYLPVSAHVATYCRTENYLSCPQFVSGGLVAESAADDSVGTGAERRMYVRVPGRFVLRIARHADGDSVDRIIDDSASTVDISLGGLRVESYRELPVDSLVTFSLNGDFSSEPVKGVGRVAWCRSLEQAPLYHAGLAFEDVRLASMLEKRLGLVPF
- a CDS encoding AmpG family muropeptide MFS transporter produces the protein MNSMFRLIFSPRMLVSFLMGFSCGVPLLLTLSVLQAWMREEGVDLSVIGLFSLVGLPYTLKFLWSPILDRFTLPLFGRRRGWLLLFQILLMAAIAGLGMTRPAVHPWMVAVAALLVTFFSASQDIVVDAFRREDLSDNELGLGSSLYVNGYRVGMLVAGSGGLILADHFTFHQVYLFMALCLLPGVLTTLLCREPEVAEGTPTTFREAVVQPFVEYFQRDGALLILLFILLYKIGDQMASTMTTPFYLDVGFTKTQIGAVAKLFGFWATIIGGLVGGVILLRLGIVRSLWIFGILQAVSTAGFSLLAFLGPSLAGLAAVIGFENLTGGMGTAAYVAYMASLTNKKFTATQYALLSSLMGIPRVLASAPTGFMADSMGWAFYFFFCALIAVPGLLLLRFAGPLAAGTQ
- the cysS gene encoding cysteine--tRNA ligase — encoded protein: MPVKIYNTLTRKKEELRPLEEGHVKLYVCGITSYDYCHIGHARSALVFDMVVRYLRYRGYRVTFVRNFTDIDDKIIRRAAEQGVEASDLAQRFIDEFYTDMDHLGVLRPDIEPRATEHIPEMIALIEELIERGLAYASGGDVYFRVGRFPDYGQLSGRSLEDMQAGARIEVNDQKEHPMDFVLWKASKPGEPKWDSPWGEGRPGWHIECSAMSRKYLGETFDIHGGGKDLIFPHHENEIAQSMGATGKPFANLWMHHGFVTIKDEKMSKSLGNFLTIRDVLAAYAPEVLRLFIFSTQYRNPLDFTEAAMRDAESGLARMYECLARINALADGSPEAETVIGKKDRQKLASLRQRFEYAMDNDFNTAQAVGLLFDAVKTLNKITRALPASPAEDDVATLRRAAADLRELGGILGLLGQDPADYVAARKQALLDKLDISDEEIEELIARRSEARKNRDWATSDAIRDKLLGHGIELQDSQDGTTWDVTL
- a CDS encoding PEP-CTERM sorting domain-containing protein, which produces MKKMFLTSAVLAIAGVGLVAGSAMALGFSSTGYVDPNYNDSWDSTSLTGTALFEFYIDETWPQVNRVTIELDDDIFTGITASDFTVLNPSGWTTSVYTGTSGNVFDVSLAGVLATSTNDPIQITFDYTLLDEDMYDNASEGVPGGWDWDEGQAWGLAYTLDYGFYTPHPLTGSPVFVALDTSGGSTAPVPEPATMLLFGTGLAGLAGVVRKKRKNS
- a CDS encoding sigma-54 interaction domain-containing protein; this encodes MSNTATELQKTRDEVNRLVHNWQTLLDVMPEMVFLVRDDFIIEYMNRSAKACFGDLCSRSCCDDLRQICADCRIFTPEESDAASATTAHKLTEAVVKGISVEYSAVPFIGYTGEQLIMIVMRDISQRKLHEQEISDFNTNIEKILEQKIAELQESEELRRRLSRQVNSLKNQLGFHHRADKMVGSSRAMRELREMVHQVARSDATILITGESGTGKELVANLIKETSNRADKPFLKINCNAINDSILESDLFGYEKGAFTGATSRKKGKFEIVNGGTIFLDEIGDISSRMQASLLRVLQNGEIIRVGGTEPVKVDVRVIAATNVDLAKAVQEKKFRLDLYYRLNIINIDIPPLRERKEDIVELVSHFVNHYREAFKKDIDFVPKSIINRLLLHDWPGNVRELENLIQRAVLMAKGKMITEQDLFFDQNKFGIDGENRSLDVQSRIGVLPLKGILAEFEREVIEQALRKFKGNVSRAATELKVGKTALYDKMKRYNISAKAIKKGVA
- the ltrA gene encoding group II intron reverse transcriptase/maturase — protein: MVDVWYSLYDRMLSRENLVKAFYKVKSSKGAAGIDGQSIDDFAGSLATNIDHLLTELQDKSYQPLAVRRVEIPKPNGGKRLLGIPAVRDRVVQQALLDILQPIFDRDFHPSSYGYRPGRSCHQAISKATMFIRTYERKWVVDMDLSKCFDTLNHDLILASFRRRVSDGSILGLLEKFLKSGVLTGDGWQASEVGSPQGGVISPLIANVYLDSFDQFMKNRGHRIVRYADDILILCQSKSAAENALNQASRYLEEELLLTVNQEKTHISHSLKGIKFLGVCIHSVMTRIQRGKVRAFKAKVKAMTRRNSPVNLEKVIADLNRLLRGFANYFRIANCKGEFSRLMRWIRRRLRAVQLKLWKKPCRLHRRLRQLGYRGEFKSIKMNSWANAASPLSHYALPNSCLHGEMGLFDLASVQTGISVSV